One region of Anaeromyxobacter paludicola genomic DNA includes:
- a CDS encoding ZIP family metal transporter: MTELGTLALYAGAILAGSLAGGVLPLLGGVRRSDPLLAFSAGVMLGAAFFHMLPEAVEGVGILRALPFVAVGFLCLFALERWVLVHVCDPGGAAAALEPSGAGEEIGLPADTGLVGAAHPHAHAHVHSHEHPRPGGAGCDVHTMGLAAFVGLSLHTLIDGFALGAANERAALGLMVFVAILAHKIPSSFSLSAILRAEGWSRRRALAMNAAFALMVPAGAVLYVAARDLFGLQAFTPLALAASCGTFLHLSLSDILPDLHRRGGPRVKLALALAAGVALMWALRHLHHE; the protein is encoded by the coding sequence GTGACCGAGCTCGGGACCCTCGCCCTCTACGCCGGCGCCATCCTCGCCGGCTCGCTCGCCGGCGGCGTGCTGCCGCTGCTCGGCGGCGTGCGCCGCTCCGACCCGCTCCTCGCCTTCTCGGCGGGGGTGATGCTGGGCGCGGCCTTCTTCCACATGCTCCCGGAGGCGGTGGAGGGGGTCGGGATCCTCCGCGCCCTGCCGTTCGTGGCCGTCGGGTTCCTCTGCCTCTTCGCCCTGGAGCGCTGGGTGCTCGTGCACGTCTGCGACCCGGGCGGCGCGGCGGCCGCGCTCGAGCCGTCCGGCGCCGGGGAGGAGATCGGGCTGCCCGCCGACACCGGCCTCGTGGGCGCCGCCCACCCGCACGCGCACGCCCACGTCCACTCCCACGAGCACCCGCGGCCGGGCGGCGCCGGCTGCGACGTCCACACCATGGGGCTCGCCGCCTTCGTCGGGCTCTCGCTCCACACCCTCATCGACGGCTTCGCGCTCGGCGCCGCCAACGAGCGGGCGGCGCTCGGGCTCATGGTGTTCGTGGCCATCCTGGCCCACAAGATCCCGTCGAGCTTCTCGCTCTCGGCCATCCTGCGCGCCGAGGGCTGGTCGCGGCGGCGCGCCCTCGCGATGAACGCCGCCTTCGCGCTCATGGTGCCGGCGGGCGCGGTGCTCTACGTCGCGGCCCGCGATCTCTTCGGGCTGCAGGCGTTCACGCCGCTGGCGCTCGCGGCGAGCTGCGGGACCTTCCTGCACCTCTCGCTGTCCGACATCCTCCCCGACCTGCACCGGCGCGGCGGACCCAGGGTCAAGCTGGCCCTCGCGCTCGCCGCCGGCGTGGCGCTGATGTGGGCGCTGCGCCACCTCCATCACGAGTGA
- the dusB gene encoding tRNA dihydrouridine synthase DusB has product MHIGPHQFSGSFFLAPLAGVSDRPFRLLCREMGAAFAYTEMVSAHGLLHGSLQTESYLDRDPSEVPFAVQIFASEPEVLARAGAEAVKRGADLVDINMACPVKKVCGTGAGAAMARDPARVEAAVRAVAAATGGVPVSVKIRAGWDANEVNCVDVARAAEAGGAAAVALHGRTRAQGYSGRADWTRLAAVKRAVGIPVLGSGDVFTAQDALRMKRETGVDFVLVARGACGNPWIFRELRCAEEGRAAPPLTRDEWVSTILRHVRMQIDHRRAQRPRERPEVAEDHAVRELRRHLLWYTRGRRGGVAFRRDAVSVNTLAGVEALVERHFPPGSPAFELDPSIAPTPVDEP; this is encoded by the coding sequence ATGCACATCGGACCGCACCAGTTCTCCGGCAGCTTCTTCCTGGCGCCGCTCGCCGGCGTCTCCGACCGCCCCTTCCGGCTCCTCTGCCGCGAGATGGGTGCGGCGTTCGCCTACACCGAGATGGTGAGCGCTCACGGGCTCCTGCACGGGAGCCTCCAGACGGAGAGCTACCTCGATCGCGACCCCTCCGAGGTCCCCTTCGCGGTGCAGATCTTCGCCTCCGAGCCGGAGGTGCTGGCGCGAGCCGGCGCCGAGGCGGTCAAGCGGGGCGCCGACCTCGTGGACATCAACATGGCCTGCCCGGTGAAGAAGGTGTGCGGCACCGGCGCCGGCGCCGCCATGGCCCGCGACCCCGCCCGCGTCGAGGCGGCGGTGCGCGCCGTCGCCGCCGCCACCGGCGGCGTGCCGGTCTCGGTGAAGATCCGCGCCGGCTGGGACGCGAACGAGGTGAACTGCGTGGACGTCGCCCGCGCGGCCGAGGCGGGCGGCGCGGCGGCGGTCGCGCTGCACGGGCGCACCCGGGCGCAGGGCTACTCCGGCCGCGCCGACTGGACGAGGCTCGCGGCGGTGAAGCGGGCCGTCGGCATCCCGGTGCTCGGCTCGGGCGACGTCTTCACCGCGCAGGACGCGCTCCGCATGAAGCGCGAGACCGGCGTGGACTTCGTGCTCGTGGCGCGCGGCGCCTGCGGCAACCCCTGGATCTTCCGCGAGCTGCGCTGCGCCGAGGAGGGCCGGGCGGCGCCGCCGCTCACCCGCGACGAGTGGGTCTCCACCATCCTGCGCCACGTGCGGATGCAGATCGACCACCGCCGCGCGCAGCGCCCGCGGGAGCGGCCGGAGGTCGCCGAGGACCACGCCGTGCGCGAGCTGCGCCGGCACCTCCTCTGGTACACGCGCGGGCGGCGCGGCGGCGTGGCCTTCCGGCGCGACGCGGTGTCGGTGAACACGCTCGCCGGCGTGGAGGCGCTCGTCGAGCGCCACTTCCCGCCCGGCAGCCCCGCCTTCGAGCTCGACCCGTCGATCGCCCCGACCCCGGTGGACGAGCCGTGA
- a CDS encoding LysM peptidoglycan-binding domain-containing protein — MALFLALPALAREPLAAAPQGLARAVKQEIVPAAQPRPLEVALPELQPVTDEEDADAEAGDAAVPEVERQAIEAQSKEMSELQEAEARAHLMEEPPPASDEAARAGARLGLESPLRRRLEDAGERQEGATYEALGRIPGLPQIDHDLKRLQAEYDIPIEVNEAVLSYIRFFQQPLPRSHFVRWLGRAEKYVPRFRAILREEGLPEDTVYLSMIESGFANMAYSRARASGTWQFIAETGRRFGLRQDFWVDERRDPEKAARAGARYLKELYRQTGDWKLAWAGYNAGVGKIYQAQRKGQNDFWTMTRGRVLKAETKGYVPKLMAAAIISKHPESFGFSEKEIQAERWADYELVQVPAATPMSAVARAAEVEEKDLFDLNPELRRSCTPPRSYQVKVPSGKAEAFARNWPAVSAEAGQMVAHHKVQKGESMAYLARAYGVPAATLARMNGLPAKGRPKAGTELVVPLEALARGEAAAVPADPPGPRMVKVVKWVKTRHGRKKVVKLVARDDDVELAAAPAAKDRKGAGARSATVKLARAEAASTEKPERSEKPGKAEKAAAAERPEVARRADRADPARVKATVRVKTGDSLSSIAARYGVGLSELCRWNGIKSPRKYKLHAGGQLVVFRKPERSADASSGARPVLARD; from the coding sequence ATGGCGCTTTTCCTGGCGCTCCCCGCGCTGGCCCGCGAGCCCCTGGCCGCGGCGCCGCAGGGGCTGGCCCGCGCCGTCAAGCAGGAGATCGTCCCGGCGGCCCAGCCCAGGCCGCTCGAGGTCGCGCTGCCCGAGCTGCAGCCGGTCACCGACGAGGAGGACGCCGACGCCGAGGCGGGGGACGCCGCGGTGCCCGAGGTGGAGCGCCAGGCGATCGAGGCGCAGTCCAAGGAGATGAGCGAGCTGCAGGAGGCGGAGGCCAGGGCCCACCTCATGGAGGAGCCGCCCCCCGCGTCCGACGAGGCGGCCCGCGCCGGCGCGCGGCTCGGGCTGGAGTCGCCCCTTCGCCGCAGGCTGGAGGACGCCGGCGAGCGGCAGGAGGGCGCCACCTACGAGGCGCTCGGCCGCATCCCGGGCCTGCCGCAGATCGACCACGACCTGAAGCGGCTCCAGGCCGAGTACGACATCCCGATCGAGGTGAACGAGGCGGTCCTCTCGTACATCCGGTTCTTCCAGCAGCCGCTCCCGCGCAGCCACTTCGTGCGCTGGCTGGGCCGGGCCGAGAAGTACGTGCCGCGCTTCCGCGCCATCCTCCGCGAGGAGGGGCTGCCGGAGGACACGGTCTACCTCTCGATGATCGAGAGCGGCTTCGCCAACATGGCCTACAGCCGCGCCCGCGCCTCCGGCACCTGGCAGTTCATCGCCGAGACCGGGCGGCGCTTCGGGCTGAGGCAGGACTTCTGGGTGGACGAGCGGCGCGACCCCGAGAAGGCGGCGCGCGCCGGCGCGCGGTACCTGAAGGAGCTCTACCGCCAGACCGGCGACTGGAAGCTCGCGTGGGCCGGCTACAACGCCGGGGTCGGGAAGATCTACCAGGCCCAGCGCAAGGGGCAGAACGACTTCTGGACCATGACCCGCGGCCGCGTCCTCAAGGCCGAGACCAAGGGCTACGTCCCGAAGCTCATGGCGGCGGCCATCATCTCGAAGCACCCCGAGTCGTTCGGCTTCTCCGAGAAGGAGATCCAGGCCGAGCGGTGGGCCGACTACGAGCTCGTCCAGGTCCCGGCGGCGACCCCGATGTCGGCGGTGGCCCGGGCGGCCGAGGTGGAGGAGAAGGACCTCTTCGACCTCAACCCCGAGCTGCGCCGCTCCTGCACGCCGCCGCGCTCGTACCAGGTGAAGGTGCCGTCGGGGAAGGCCGAGGCGTTCGCGCGCAACTGGCCGGCGGTCTCGGCCGAGGCCGGCCAGATGGTCGCCCACCACAAGGTGCAGAAGGGTGAGAGCATGGCCTACCTCGCGCGGGCCTACGGCGTGCCGGCCGCCACGCTCGCGCGCATGAACGGGCTCCCGGCCAAGGGCCGTCCGAAGGCGGGCACCGAGCTGGTGGTGCCGCTCGAGGCGCTCGCCCGCGGCGAGGCCGCCGCCGTCCCCGCCGACCCGCCCGGCCCGCGCATGGTGAAGGTCGTGAAGTGGGTGAAGACCCGCCACGGCCGCAAGAAGGTGGTGAAGCTCGTGGCCCGCGACGACGACGTCGAGCTGGCCGCGGCGCCGGCGGCGAAGGACAGGAAGGGCGCCGGCGCCAGGAGCGCCACGGTGAAGCTGGCGCGCGCCGAGGCGGCCTCCACCGAGAAGCCGGAGCGGAGCGAGAAGCCCGGGAAGGCCGAGAAGGCCGCCGCCGCCGAGCGGCCCGAGGTGGCGCGCCGGGCGGACCGCGCCGATCCCGCCCGCGTGAAGGCCACGGTCCGGGTGAAGACCGGCGACTCGCTCTCCAGCATCGCCGCCCGGTACGGCGTGGGGCTCTCGGAGCTCTGCCGCTGGAACGGCATCAAGAGCCCGCGCAAGTACAAGCTCCACGCCGGCGGCCAGCTCGTGGTCTTCCGCAAGCCCGAGCGCTCCGCCGACGCGAGCAGCGGGGCGCGGCCGGTGCTGGCGCGAGACTGA
- a CDS encoding c-type cytochrome produces MKRLFAAALVASLALGAAAARADDASLFASKCAACHGKDGKGGSMAKSPIAGMAEADAHKAIADGKGKMPAYKGKLSDAEISGLAKYVHGLK; encoded by the coding sequence ATGAAGCGCCTCTTCGCAGCAGCCCTCGTCGCCTCCCTGGCCCTCGGCGCCGCCGCCGCGCGCGCCGACGACGCCAGCCTCTTCGCCTCGAAGTGCGCCGCCTGCCACGGCAAGGACGGCAAGGGCGGGTCGATGGCCAAGAGCCCCATCGCCGGCATGGCCGAGGCCGACGCCCACAAGGCGATCGCCGACGGCAAGGGCAAGATGCCCGCCTACAAGGGCAAGCTCTCCGACGCCGAGATCAGCGGGCTCGCGAAGTACGTGCACGGCTTGAAGTAA